One window of the Danaus plexippus chromosome 25, MEX_DaPlex, whole genome shotgun sequence genome contains the following:
- the LOC116775165 gene encoding collagen alpha-1(IX) chain-like: MDVFWVIFLLLGALFKYGSNGDAETVTASPLNACQSLRPGDIDFQSVDLIAVYRLDGADTTGVTLVQGSQDLQRAYRVGDGANLTLPLREALPAGLPSTFTITSTFRTNNRRPWSLIRVRSTSLLFSITLLPNVKKMAVFVQGSRVVFSTPTLFKPFWHKVHIAIDNDTVHAAIDCNELEPESIGGWDFDNATSISIVSNDDGTPAPVDLQWLSLSCNRYNITEDSCEEIEIPESLIATVTPPIVTPGVNDFPLVCNQTCPPGPVGPPGPPGEVGPLGYTGLPGKRGVDGPPGPRGLTGPKGEKGDIGPPGSASNVSVIGSPGVPGRKGSKGDKGDSGEKGDRGDVGLVGLAGVPGVDGKDGPPGPVGLPGAPGEPGPVGPPGPASKGFFPLVQGSKGEQGIPGKPGRDGYPGVRGLPGLDGTPGSPGIQGMQGLPGLPGERGLIGLPGTPGEMGPEGPAGPQGPPGLPGPAGPPGVSTSTAGVTVPGPPGPPGLMGLKGEQGFPGLPGRDGLDGIPGVPGQRGPPGPPGSLSLVQEQRPSLSENDVRNICEDIIKVRLADFSSGLVMPTAKPGRRGPPGPPGAPGSPGSVGETGPMGPRGYPGETGEPGRPGYPGPSGDKGDKGDRGPQGVGIPGPEGSPGMTGPMGPAGIEGRTGPRGDPGPSGPAGPRGVPGPRGSCDCSSSAYYAYAPILGNNKGP; encoded by the exons gGTTATTTTCCTTCTTTTGGGAGCGTTATTTAAATACGGAAGCAATGGAGATGCAG AAACAGTTACAGCGTCTCCGTTAAACGCCTGCCAGTCACTTCGCCCGGGCGACATAGACTTCCAATCAGTGGATCTGATAGCGGTGTACCGTTTGGACGGAGCTGATACAACAGGGGTCACCTTGGTCCAGGGCTCCCAGGACCTGCAGAGGGCGTACCGCGTTGGGGATGGAGCGAATCTTACTTTGCCTTTAcg CGAGGCTCTGCCAGCGGGTTTACCTTCAACGTTCACTATAACTTCTACCTTCAGAACCAACAATCGCCGACCGTGGAGTCTTATCAGAGTTCGTTCTACTTCTCTTCTTTTCTCTATAACTCTCTTACCAAATGTTAAGAAGATGGCCGTTTTCGTTCAGGGATCACGTGTTGTCTTCTCTACGCCCACA ctGTTCAAGCCGTTCTGGCACAAAGTTCATATAGCTATAGACAACGATACTGTACACGCGGCCATAGACTGTAATGAg TTGGAGCCGGAATCAATAGGTGGATGGGACTTTGATAACGCGACCAGCATCAGTATCGTCTCCAACGATGATGGAACACCAGCTCCT GTAGACCTCCAATGGCTGTCATTGAGTTGCAATCGCTACAACATTACAGAAGACAGTTGTGAAGAAAtc GAAATACCGGAGTCACTTATCGCAACCGTCACTCCTCCA atCGTAACACCGGGAGTAAACGACTTTCCTCTTGTATGTAATCAAACATGTCCACca ggtCCAGTGGGTCCGCCGGGGCCACCGGGAGAGGTTGGTCCTCTTGGGTACACGGGACTGCCa gGGAAACGAGGCGTGGACGGGCCTCCAGGCCCCCGAGGTCTGACGGGACCTAAAGGAGAAAAAGGAGACATAGGTCCTCCGGGCTCTGCAAGCAAT GTCTCCGTGATTGGCTCGCCAGGGGTACCTGGGAGAAAAGGTTCCAAAGGTGACAAAGGAGATTCGGGAGAAAAAG GTGATAGAGGTGATGTGGGCCTAGTGGGCCTGGCTGGAGTCCCCGGTGTTGATGGGAAGGAT gGTCCACCAGGTCCCGTCGGTCTTCCAGGGGCCCCCGGTGAACCTGGCCCTGTGGGCCCCCCAGGACCCGCCAGTAAAGGATTTTTTCCTCTTGTGCAAG GTAGTAAGGGCGAGCAAGGAATTCCGGGGAAGCCTGGTAGAGATGGCTACCCCGGGGTGAGAGGTTTACCAGGATTAGATGGAACACCG ggaAGTCCGGGTATCCAAGGGATGCAAGGGTTACCTGGATTGCCCGGAGAGAGAGGTTTGATTGGTCTTCCGGGTACTCCGGGAGAAATGGGCCCTGAAGGTCCAGCG gGACCCCAAGGTCCGCCAGGTCTTCCAGGACCCGCCGGTCCTCCGGGTGTGAGTACATCAACAGCTGGCGTTACCGTTCCAGGCCCTCCAGGGCCACCGGGTTTAATGGGTCtg AAAGGTGAACAAGGATTCCCAGGATTGCCAGGGCGAGATGGTTTAGACGGTATACCTGGGGTACCCGGGCAGAGGGGTCCTCCAGGGCCCCCCGGTTCACTTAGCTTAGTACAAGAACAG cgTCCATCATTATCAGAAAACGACGTGAGAAACATCTGTGAGGACATAATAAAAG tGCGTCTGGCTGACTTTTCATCGGGTCTTGTGATGCCAACTGCGAAACCGGGACGCAGAGGCCCCCCAGGACCGCCGGGGGCACCAGGGAGCCCCG GTTCCGTGGGCGAAACAGGACCGATGGGTCCCAGGGGGTATCCGGGTGAAACAGGCGAACCTGGTCGACCAGGATATCCAGGACCCAGCGGCGATAAAGGCGACAAAGGGGATAGAGGTCCTCAAGGAGTGGGCATCCCAGGTCCAGAGGGATCACCCGGGATGActg gTCCCATGGGTCCCGCTGGGATCGAAGGAAGAACTGGACCTCGGGGTGATCCGGGCCCGTCAG GTCCTGCAGGCCCACGGGGAGTTCCAGGTCCAAGAGGAAGCTGCGACTGTTCATCATCAGCGTATTACGCGTACGCGCCCATTTTAGGGAACAACAAAGGACCctag